Proteins from a genomic interval of Dunckerocampus dactyliophorus isolate RoL2022-P2 chromosome 5, RoL_Ddac_1.1, whole genome shotgun sequence:
- the cdk10 gene encoding cyclin-dependent kinase 10 isoform X7, giving the protein MLDHSSSKFGSCRSVREFEKLNRIGEGTYGIVYRARDTKSDEIVALKKVRMDKEKDGIPISSLREITFLLRLRHPNIVELKEVVVGSHLESLFLVMSYCEQDLASLLENMQTPFTEAQVKCIILQLLRGLGYLHHNFIIHSDYDPRSPAANGENRVAGMLEPVPADFGREAGYTLDWWLANGSLDLKVSNLLMTDKGCVKIADFGLARMYGIPQQPMTPRVVTLWYRAPELLLGSKTQTTALDMWAVGCILAELLAHKPLLPGTSEIQQVDLIVQLLGTPNKNIWPGFSALPLIGQYSLRKQPYNNLKNKFTWLSEAGHRLLNLLFMYNPQRRATANDCLESSYFKEKPLPCEPELMPTFPHHRNKRAAYQPEGQSKCSKV; this is encoded by the exons TTTGGGAGCTGCCGAAGTGTCCGAGAGTTTGAAAAACTCAACCGAATAGGGGAGGGAACGTACGGCATCGTGT ACCGCGCCCGTGACACCAAGTCTGATGAAATTGTAGCTCTGAAGAAGGTTCGCATGGATAAAGAGAAAGATG GAATCCCCATCAGCAGCCTCAGGGAGATCACCTTCTTGCTGCGACTCAGACATCCCAACATCGTGGAGCTGAAGGAGGTGGTTGTGGGAAGCCATCTGGAGAG TTTGTTCCTGGTGATGAGTTACTGTGAACAGGACCTGGCCAGCCTGCTGGAGAACATGCAGACACCTTTCACCGAGGCTCAG GTGAAATGTATCATCTTGCAGTTGTTGAGAGGTTTGGGGTATCTCCATCACAATTTCATCATTCACAG TGATTACGATCCGAGATCACCGgcagcaaatggcgaaaatcg ggtcgcgggtatgctggagcctgtcccagctgactttgggcgagaggcggggtacaccctggactggtggctaGCCAACGGCAGCCT GGACCTGAAGGTGTCCAATCTGCTGATGACAGACAAAGGCTGCGTGAAGATCG CTGATTTTGGACTGGCTCGTATGTACGGTATCCCCCAGCAGCCTATGACGCCCCGAGTTGTCACACTGTG GTACAGAGCTCCAGAACTTCTCCTTGGAAGTAAGACTCAGACGACGGCGCTGGACATGTG GGCTGTGGGTTGCATCCTGGCAGAGCTGCTGGCCCACAAACCTCTACTGCCTGGAACATCTGAGATCCAGCAAGTGGACCTCATCGTGCAGCTACTGGGGACGCCAAACAAGAACATTTGGCCA ggTTTTTCTGCGCTGCCTCTCATTGGTCAGTACAGTCTAAGGAAGCAGCCGTACAACAACCTGAAGAATAAGTTCACCTGGCTGTCTGAAGCTGGACACAGGCTGCTCAACCTGCTCTTCATGTACAACCCACAGcgcag AGCAACTGCCAACGATTGTTTAGAGAGTTCCTACTTCAAGGAGAAACCTTTAC CCTGTGAGCCCGAGCTGatgccaaccttccctcaccaTCGCAACAAACGTGCTGCCTATCAGCCAGAGGGACAATCCAAATGCAGCAAGGTCTGA
- the cdk10 gene encoding cyclin-dependent kinase 10 isoform X5 gives MDITGEEEPEPIKLKSIKNKVFTVPKNDRFGSCRSVREFEKLNRIGEGTYGIVYRARDTKSDEIVALKKVRMDKEKDGIPISSLREITFLLRLRHPNIVELKEVVVGSHLESLFLVMSYCEQDLASLLENMQTPFTEAQVKCIILQLLRGLGYLHHNFIIHSDYDPRSPAANGENRVAGMLEPVPADFGREAGYTLDWWLANGSLDLKVSNLLMTDKGCVKIADFGLARMYGIPQQPMTPRVVTLWYRAPELLLGSKTQTTALDMWAVGCILAELLAHKPLLPGTSEIQQVDLIVQLLGTPNKNIWPGFSALPLIGQYSLRKQPYNNLKNKFTWLSEAGHRLLNLLFMYNPQRRATANDCLESSYFKEKPLPCEPELMPTFPHHRNKRAAYQPEGQSKCSKV, from the exons TTTGGGAGCTGCCGAAGTGTCCGAGAGTTTGAAAAACTCAACCGAATAGGGGAGGGAACGTACGGCATCGTGT ACCGCGCCCGTGACACCAAGTCTGATGAAATTGTAGCTCTGAAGAAGGTTCGCATGGATAAAGAGAAAGATG GAATCCCCATCAGCAGCCTCAGGGAGATCACCTTCTTGCTGCGACTCAGACATCCCAACATCGTGGAGCTGAAGGAGGTGGTTGTGGGAAGCCATCTGGAGAG TTTGTTCCTGGTGATGAGTTACTGTGAACAGGACCTGGCCAGCCTGCTGGAGAACATGCAGACACCTTTCACCGAGGCTCAG GTGAAATGTATCATCTTGCAGTTGTTGAGAGGTTTGGGGTATCTCCATCACAATTTCATCATTCACAG TGATTACGATCCGAGATCACCGgcagcaaatggcgaaaatcg ggtcgcgggtatgctggagcctgtcccagctgactttgggcgagaggcggggtacaccctggactggtggctaGCCAACGGCAGCCT GGACCTGAAGGTGTCCAATCTGCTGATGACAGACAAAGGCTGCGTGAAGATCG CTGATTTTGGACTGGCTCGTATGTACGGTATCCCCCAGCAGCCTATGACGCCCCGAGTTGTCACACTGTG GTACAGAGCTCCAGAACTTCTCCTTGGAAGTAAGACTCAGACGACGGCGCTGGACATGTG GGCTGTGGGTTGCATCCTGGCAGAGCTGCTGGCCCACAAACCTCTACTGCCTGGAACATCTGAGATCCAGCAAGTGGACCTCATCGTGCAGCTACTGGGGACGCCAAACAAGAACATTTGGCCA ggTTTTTCTGCGCTGCCTCTCATTGGTCAGTACAGTCTAAGGAAGCAGCCGTACAACAACCTGAAGAATAAGTTCACCTGGCTGTCTGAAGCTGGACACAGGCTGCTCAACCTGCTCTTCATGTACAACCCACAGcgcag AGCAACTGCCAACGATTGTTTAGAGAGTTCCTACTTCAAGGAGAAACCTTTAC CCTGTGAGCCCGAGCTGatgccaaccttccctcaccaTCGCAACAAACGTGCTGCCTATCAGCCAGAGGGACAATCCAAATGCAGCAAGGTCTGA
- the znrf1 gene encoding E3 ubiquitin-protein ligase znrf1 isoform X3 yields the protein MGKSPKTPNPKRSRPEDSPGGISPPGTDIKDILESIYKRLICLDGRLALVEVLHKEFQAIRESLEFSQNQIVSLVTENATLRESVKTLTDGVSQLVQENKTMKETILDLQARSMRDNLVFAGIPEKSEEDPEEAVRAFMAQQLKLPADAIQNITFHRVHRLGAKKPENRRPRPIVAKFEHFKQKEQVKGRGRELKGTDFSVNDQFPREILDRRRRLFPVRRKFIDEGCRAVITVDKLFVNGQLYRDQEVTPWLY from the coding sequence ATGGGAAAATCACCGAAGACACCAAACCCCAAACGGAGCCGTCCGGAAGACTCACCTGGAGGAATATCTCCGCCAGGCACTGACATCAAAGACATCCTTGAGTCCATCTACAAGAGGCTGATTTGCTTGGACGGCCGCCTCGCTCTCGTCGAGGTACTTCACAAAGAATTCCAGGCCATCCGTGAATCTCTGGAATTCAGCCAAAATCAGATCGTCTCCTTGGTCACGGAGAACGCCACCCTCCGCGAGTCGGTGAAGACCCTCACCGATGGAGTTTCACAACTCGTCCAGGAAAACAAGACCATGAAGGAGACGATTCTAGACCTCCAGGCCCGGAGCATGAGGGACAATCTGGTCTTCGCGGGAATTcccgaaaaatctgaggaggacccggaagaagcggtgagggccttcatggcgcaacaactcaaactcccagcggacgccatccaaaacatcacttttcaccgcgttcaccgcctgggagccaagaagccagagaaccgtaggccgagacccatcgtggcgaaattcgaacatttcaagcagaaggaacaggtgaagggccgaggccgggagctgaaggggacggacttcagcgtcaacgatcaattcccccgagaaatcctcgacaggcgccgacgcctgttccctgttcggaggaagttcatcgacgagggatgccgagctgtcatcacggtggataaactcttcgtCAATGGACAACTTTACCGCGACCAGGAAGTAACACCGTGGCTGTATTGA
- the znrf1 gene encoding E3 ubiquitin-protein ligase znrf1 isoform X1, with the protein MNSLQFVTWNVRGVGSIEKRQKMFNHLKNTQADIVLLQETHMSKSAVHTLHSPQFPHTYLASYNSKQRGVAILINRRVNFTLHNTITDTEGRYIIMNISVDNVHFCIANIYGPNVDDPSFFHAFFSSLSAHLDTSMISGGDLNLVFNPEVDRSSPAGRHRESQSTSILKKYMNDFGLCDAWRSYHPTHREYTYFSPVHHTYSRIDYFLTSNSVISDISNIHIHPITISDHAPVSLFLTNQTMSAPTRCWRLNTSLLKDSDFLKYFEREWTMFLDFNDQPGVSASILWEAAKAVMRGKTISYSSYKKKKERLLESELEKKIQLLETAHADSKDEHILSNLRKLKLDLKEITDKKIQFQLQRLRLEKFEHGNKHGKYLANQLKVNKEKSSISSIRNSGGHITHLPEEINSVFRSFYKNLYTPQIKPSLPDIKTFLNNIELPKLNDEQVTNLDVPISFIELHNTLHRLPNNKAPGPDGFPAEFYKTFWSLLSPIFLRMVLEIKDSSCLPPTMNSATISFLLKPDKDPTLPSSYRPISLINADLKIICKALAIRLEKVTPHIIHPDQSGFIKGRNSTSNVCRLINLIDYSIIHNLETTIVSLDAEKAFDRVNWKFLFATLQKFGFVD; encoded by the coding sequence atgaactcactacagtttgtcacttggaatgtcaggggagttgggtcgatagaaaaaagacaaaaaatgtttaatcatttgaagaacacccaagcagacattgtcttattacaagagactcacatgtccaagtcagctgtccatacacttcactcaccacagttcccacacacatatttagcaagttacaactccaaacagagaggggtagctattttaattaacaggagggtgaattttacactccacaacactattacagacacagaagggagatatataataatgaacatatctgttgataatgtacatttctgcattgccaacatatatggtccgaatgttgacgacccctccttctttcatgccttcttttcttctctctctgcacatttggatacaagtatgatctcgggaggggacctcaacttagtatttaacccagaagtggacaggtctagcccagctgggagacatcgtgagtctcaatcaacatcgatactgaagaaatacatgaatgattttggtctttgtgatgcttggcgctcttatcaccctactcacagggaatatacttatttctcaccagtgcaccacacctactctcgtattgactactttttgacaagcaactcagtcatatcagacatctcaaacattcacatacaccctatcaccattagtgaccacgcccccgtctctctttttctcactaaccaaacaatGAGCGCTCcgactagatgctggagattaaatacatcattactaaaagactcagacttcctaaaatactttgaaagagagtggacaatgtttttagacttcaatgaccaacccggtgtttcggctagtattctgtgggaggcagcaaaagcagtaatgcgcggaaaaaccatttcatattcatcatataagaaaaagaaagagagattactagaatcagagttggagaaaaaaatccaactcctcgaaaccgctcatgctgactcaaaggatgagcatatcctaagtaacctaaggaaactgaaactagacttaaaagaaattactgacaagaaaattcagttccaactgcagagactacgtttggaaaagtttgagcatggcaataaacacggaaaatacttagctaaccaactaaaagtcaataaagaaaaaagctctatctcctccattagaaactcaggaggtcacatcactcacctcccggaagaaattaattctgtctttaggagcttttataaaaatctatatacacctcagattaaaccatctctcccagatatcaaaacatttctcaacaacatagaattaccaaaattaaatgacgaacaggtgaccaacttagatgtacccatttcattcatagaactccataacactctacaccggttgccgaataataaagcaccaggacctgacggtttccctgccgagttttataaaacattctggtcattactatctccaatatttcttagaatggttttggaaattaaagacagttcatgcttgcctccaaccatgaactcagctacaatcagtttcctgctgaaaccggataaggacccaacactaccttccagttatcgtccaatttcactgattaatgcagatcttaaaataatatgcaaagcgttagctataaggctggaaaaagttacccctcatataatacaccctgatcaatcaggatttattaaggggagaaactcaactagcaacgtatgccgtctaatcaatctgattgattactctatcatccataatttagaaaccacaattgtctcattggatgctgaaaaagcatttgacagagtaaactggaaatttctctttgcaacactacaaaaatttggctttgtAGATTaa